The stretch of DNA ggggggcgagggggggggctgagcaTCCCAGGATGGCTGCGGGGAGCATCCGAGGATGACTATGGGGAGCATCCTAGGATGACTATGGGGAGCATCCCGGGATAGCCGCTGGGAGCATCCCAGGATGACTATGGGGAGCATCCCGGGATGGCTGCAGTGAGCATCCCAGGATGACTATGGGGAGCATCCCAGGATGGCCGCTGGGAGCATCCAAGGATGATTATGGGGAGCGTCCCAGGATGGCCGCAGTGAGCATCCCGGGATGGCTGCAGTGAGCACCCCAGGATGCAGCGAGCATCCCGGGACACCATGGCAAGTATCTTGGTACAGCTACACTGAGTATCTTGGGGTGGCGGGGACAGACGCCTCCAAGGGATGCTGCCCctcttttggggagggaggaggcaatTAAATaaggtgacccccccccccagcaaatgcccaaccagaaagaaaaaccccacttcctctctgattttatttatttctttattaaagcCTTTATTAAAGAggtgggtggggaagggaaggaaaaaaaaaccaaagcttgCAACATTGTTTATTTCGGGCACATAATTAATGAAACTAAACCAACCCAAACATGAGGCAGCACAGGCCTGGGCACGGCTGCCCCCCCTCCGCCATCCTCCATGCTGATTTTGGGGCCTCCCCTGCTCCCGTTTATGCAAAAAGGAGCAAATTCGCAGCCTGATTGGGTGTGCTGCACCCTGGCTGGATCCGGCCCTTGGGTCTGACCAGGACAGGATGAGCCCCGGCAGAAGCAGGAGGATGCTCGGCCAGTTTGGGAGCAATCCCGACGGAGACGGGGCAAGACTCGGTCAGCAAGCAAGggaaaaatcaaggaaaaagtACACAGATTTAactgaaatgctaaaaaaataaagaattataCTAACACTAATTCAAATTCATCAGTTAAATGATGCTGCCAGACTGGTCCGTAGAGTTTAGGCCCTGACCAGGATCCTTTAAAATAAGCCTTTCTAGAAAATTGTAAATTTTTATATAGTTTCTCTCTAGtatgtacacacacacgcacacggCCCCCACCGTGGGCAGGAGCACAATCAGcctttagaaataaattacagaCTCCCCCAATCGCTAGCATCAAATATACAGATCACtccttgcagctgctttttttttcccccctcattttttttctttttttaaggcacttttctgacctttttttggatttttgtttggttctACGTGAATCCTACCTGCGGAAGCATCAGCataattttgggggggggtgtttctACCATGATTATCTTCATTGCAAATATATAAATCCCCTCGCTAGACTATTTACATCCTGACCCTGGGAGATGCTGTGAGCGGCCATGAGCACAGCGGAGCCACCGGGATGCTCTCGCCAGAGCAAAACGATGGAGTAAAGGGGAAAAGGGCTCCGTGGGGTGAAGGGTCTGTCCCAGCTCGCATTCATTAGCACTGAAAGTTCATTTCGGGAAgaggggctgggcagaggggactccctggaggaggcagcagggctggggggaatggggggggaccccatcctgctgcatctccatccctgccatgtcaccccatccctgccttcctcctgtcTCCGGGCTCGGGCGtcttcctccagctccttcccGTGCCCGGTCACAGCCCCAGGGTGGCCTTGGGGACAGGACAGTGACATGGGACATAGGCCATCCCACCCTgccatggggtggggggtggcccgtgggaccccccccaacccaggcAGCCTCTTCCCCAGCGGGTAACAAAGTGCGGGTGAGACCACaccatccaaaatatttttaaaaaaggggaaaaaagagtaaaaaaaaaaaaaaaaaaaaagtctccattCACAGGGTGGGGACCGGGGCCGTGTCCCCAAGTTCTCTGTCACCCAGCAGCCCCGGGATGGCAGCAGTGGAGCTATAAGCAGGTGGGGGGAGACCAGGGGGGTGCTGGGCCatccggggggggggtgtggcaGTGAGCCCTTAGCTGGGCATCTGCACCTCGTTGTACACGTCCGTGCCCGCCACCTCTTCGAAGGTCACCACGGCATCGTCCGCATCCAGCTGGAGGGACAGGAGAGGGTGTTAGGTGGGATGGGGACtgggacggggacagggacagggacggggagagataggatggggacagggtgggTGTGGGGAGGGGTCAGGAATGGGGACAGGATTGAGGACAGGGACAGTGACGGGGATGGAGACAGAGATAGGGGCTGGGGTGGCTATGGGAATAGGGGCAGGGATGAGGCTGGGGACAGCAATAGGGATGGGAACAAGGATGGAGACAGGGCTAGGGAAGGGGACAcagatgaggatgaggatggggatacagatggggatgaggatggggacagggatggggatgaggatggagacacaggcagggacagggatgAGGGTGGGGACAGTGATAGGGATGGGAACAAGGATGGAGACAGGGAtagggatggggatgaggatgaggatgggaacagggatgggcacagggatggggacagcacCACAACAGCTCCCAGCCCACGCCAGGGCTACGTACGCATTTGAGCTCGATGTCCTGGAAGATCCTGGGCAGCAGTAAGCGCCGCAGGGGCACGGTGAGGATGAGGACGAAGGGCAGCGCCAGCGAGGCCGGGGTGGACTTCACCACCCACAGCAGCCCGAGGACGATGATCTGGGTGAAGGTGAAGAGGTGCATCCGCCAAGTCTTCACCTGCAGGACAAGGAGCCCAGCGGGGTCAGGGTGGTGGGTCCAGCACCCTGCACCTTTCCCAGGGTGCTGAGTACTGGGCAGGACCAGTGGCCTGAAGAGCCCAGCGAAGGCCAACACCAAAGGAGGAGGCTCTTTGGGGGAGCCCCAAGCAACTGCAGGCAGCACCACGGGGTCCCACAGCCCAGGACACCCCCCAAGCCCACGGCCACCCGGCCGGGTGACACAGGGCTCACTCACCCGGGTGACGTAGGGCTCTCTGGGGTGGTACTTGGGTGGCATCAGCAAGAGCAGGATGCGGTCAAAGAGCTGGATGCCAAAGAGGGAGGTGACGCCCATGTAGAGGAAGATGCCGAAGAGCACGGCCAGTGGGATGTACTTTAGGATGGGCTCCATGAGGATGGAGATGCCTGCGGTGGAGAGGGAGAGGTCAGGGAGAGCTGTTGGGGGCACGCAGCCCTCGCTGCCCGggctggggtgtgggggggggcacGTCCCCAGCTCACCGATGAGTAAGGCCACAAAGAAGCCGCTCACGCGTTGTTCCTTGACCTCCAGGATCTGGGACTTCTCGCCAGGAGCGGAGGTCTTGCTCATGACGGTGAGGGCGTTGGCGTGGGTGATGGTGCGGACGGTGGTGGCGCTGAGCCAGGGCATGCCGAAGAGGGCGGCCACCCCCCCCATGGCCACGATCAGCAGCAGGTCCAGGTGGAAGCCGGAGCCTTTCACCAGTTTCCTCTCGGGCTTGCTGACAATGAGGCTGCCggggacagagagggaagagtcAATGGTGGGAAGTCCCTTTCCATCCCTGTCCTGCCAGGCACCCCGCagtcctcccttccctccctgtaTCCCTCCGGTCCTCACGTGGTGATCTGTGTCTCGAGGAAGATGAGGATGAAGACCAGGAGGGCGGGCACCACGGAGGCGAACATCATCCAGATGGGGAAGCTGTTGTCCTTCCCCATGGGGTTGATAAACCAGCCCCGGGCGGACGAGTTGGTGACCTCCAGCCCTTTGGGGACATTCAGTTTCTGGATGGGAGCAGAGATGGGGGAGTGAGGGGACAGGAATGGGGCACCCAGCTCCCCGTCCCCTTGTTAGGGACACCCGTCTCCCCGCAGCCCtgttctcctgctgctccctgaccTGCGTGTACGTGTCCTGGATGAAGAAGTCGACCAGCGCCATAATGAAGATGGAAATGGGCACCCCAAAGTCCCCGATCAAGCGCCGGACCTGGGGGGACACCGTGATCCTGTTAAACCCGCCTGTGTCCCCACTCAGCCGAGGGGATCCCCGCCTGCCGCGTCCCCGCTGGCAGCGAGCTCTAGCAAAGACCTCTGCAGGAGCATGCAATGAGTTTGCACGGTCTCAGCCAGCCCCTTTCAGGAAACCGCACCCGCCGAGCCCCGATTTTGCCCCCAGTGCTTTCCCTGGGTCCAGTGGGGGGGACACGATGGGGACACCACAGTGCTCCTCCCCGTCCTCACCCTGCCAGGCAGGAAAGTGCTATTCTTGAACTTGCGGAGGAAGAAAGCCAGGAAGAAGGTGCCAGCCATGAGGACGAGGGACAGCAGCGCCGTGTTGGGCTCTGGCACCTTGGGGTTAACTACGTCCGTCGTGTTGTAAAACCGCTGTAGCGGGTGATTCTTGAAGATCTgtggaggaaaagggagagggtCAGGGAGGATGGGATCCCTGCTAGCGGGTGGGGATGGGGGATCCCCCTGAACTCCTCCTGCCATGCTGGGAGCCCCGTGGGTGTGTGGGTGCATGCCAGGACAACCGGTGAGGCTGGGAGCTTGGCACACGGTGAGCAGGGAGTTATTTTTAGGCTTGGTTTTTCTCCACGCTCCTTTGGAAATGGGGCCGGAGCAGGGGCTGGGTGGCACGGTGGGGACAGACGAGCACGGCCCTGCTGCGGACCATGCATCACCCAGGATGCTTGGGGCTGTGCCGAGCCTGTAGAGGGGGGCACCTCGGTGTGATGAGGGGCCAGGGTGGGATGGGGCATGTGTCCTGCCTGTCACCTCTCCAGCACCAGAGGTGTCCCTGTGGGCACTCAGTGCACAGGGTGACACTGTCCCATTGCTACCAGCCAGCTGGGAAGGGTCTGAGCTAGGGGATGGGGGAAGAAATCAGGGCTCTCTGGGCAGTTCCTGGGCAAGGACCGTGTTTGCTGCAGCCCAGGTGGGACATCTGCCTGGGCTTCACCTCCCTGCCCCAAAACTCCCCCTGCAGAGAGAAGCACGAGCTGGGAAACAcctgggaagagggagaaatcGCTGAGACATGGGCTCCATCCCTCACCTGCATCCCTCACCCAGCTCCCCCCGTTTCTATGGAAACCCGGGTGACGACTACAATCTGCAGCCCCCCACCTCTTTCCCACCGCGGGACCCCCGCGCCCCTCACCGTGACGAGCTTGTAGAAGGTCTCGTAGATGAAGATGAGGGAGATGAGGAAGGAGAAGATCTCCTGGGTGTAGCGGGACAGGTAGCGCACCAGGAAGCTGCCCTCGCaggccaccaccaccagcaccagcaggaTCAGCCAGAAGCCGATCCAGACCCGGCCCACGATGTACTCCATGCCATAGCTATTGCAGAACTGGGAAACCAGGGGGCACAGCTCTGTCAGCCCCCCAGAGCTCCCGACATGGGCACCCAGGGGGGCTGGACCCCAGGGTCCCACGGTGGCCCTGTGTCTCCTGCCCAGGGGCTGAGGGGTGCCAGGATGGGGATAGTGGTACCCCGGTGCGGCAGGACTCCTGTGGGATCACCCGCCTGGCAGCACCCCCAATGGCAGCACCCGCCTGGCATCACGCACGTGGTGTCACCCCTGTGGTGTCAGCTATTTGGCATCACCCACATGGCATCATGCACCTCGCATCACCCCTGTGCCATGCTCTGGATGGCTCTACCTGTGTGATAGCACCCATGTGCCATCACCCATGCAGCATCACCCATGCAGCATCACCCATGTGCCATCACCCGCATGGCATCCCCTCACGGCAGCACCCTGTGCTTCTGCCAGGGCTGGTGGGGACACCACGAGCCCCCTGTGGGGACCactggtgggtgggtggggggcacccagaggTGCAGGGGGCACCCACCGAGTAGAAGGCTTCCTCGAAGACGAGGAGGGGCCCTGAGAAGCCGACGACAAGCAGGGGCTGGGCACTGAGGATGCTGAAGAGGACGCACTGCACACAGGTGGAGAGGAGCAGCTCCGACACCCCCATCATGCCGTTGGTCTTCTCACCTGGAGGGGGGCAGAGCCGGTGGGTGCCAGGGTGGGGGACAGCGCTGTGTCCCCCCATCCCACACTCATCAGCACAGGGATTAGGGGGTCCAATACCCCCACCCCGCAGGGGAATCCCCAGGGGATGGTGCTGCAGGCGGTGGCACCCCCGGTCCCCCAACCCCGTGCCCAACTGGGGGACGTCCCCATCCCCTGGCGCGTCCCCAGCCTGTCCCCCCCATTACTCAGCAAGCCTCCAAAGGTGATAGCAGGTGACAGCGCCGCAAAGTAGATGAAGATGATGGCGGCCAGACACTGGGGGCTCAAGGCATCCTTGATGTCGCTGAGATATTTGGGGTACCGGCGGCGGATGTCCCGCACCAGCCCCCCAAAAGGTCTCCCCGTCCTGCGCAGGGGGTCGTCGTCCTCCAGCGCCGGTTCTTCCAGCTCTGGGGACACAAGCAGGCAGCCATGGGGGGACCCCACCTGCAAGGGAGGGGGGTCCCGCCAACCACGGGGACGGGGGATCccaggggggctggggtggtCCCCGCCATACTCAGGTCTTTTAGGAAGTCCTTGGCCGGCGCCTTCTCGGGGGGCTGGTAGCGGCGGCGGAGCAGCTCGTGCTGCAGTGGCACCAGGCTGCGGAGGAGCTGCTCGTTAATGGTGTCGGTGGGCGGCAGGACGATGCTGGCCTCCAGGAAATCGTCCACCcccttcagcagctcctggcGACTCTCGGCCAGGTAGGCATCCCGGCGAAAGACCTGCAGGGTGGCCCGGGGACGGGTGCTCAGCCATCTCCGGCACCcttgggtgctgctgggcaccCACCCGGCCCCTGAGCATCCCCAGGGGGATGGGGCATCATGGGGACACGATCGCATGTGGACATGGGGGCATGAGGATGAGCAGGGGCGTGGGCACACAGGGGCTTGGGGACAGGGGGATAAGGGAGGATATGGGGGACTTAGGACCACAGGAGCATGAGGACATGGTTGCTTGGACACATGGGGACAAGGGGACATTTGACCTCGGGGACATGGGAGCATGGGGCCATAGGGACACAGATGTGTGGGAACAGGGATGCATATGGACATAGGGACAGGGGTGCATGtggagatggggacaggggTGCATGAGGACATGGAGACCCAGAAGGATGAGGACACAGGTGCGTGGGGACAAGGGGACATAGTggcatggggacacagggacacagGCACAGAGAGGGACAGGGCACAGTGGGACGAGCCCTGTTAGAGGgtgcagccccagggctggggactTTGGGGTGCTCAGGGGGGCTGGCACCCTGGACGGCAGTGCTGGTGGCAATGGCGGGTGAGCCGTACCCTCTCGGACATCATGGTGGCGATGGTGCGGCCGATCTCGTGGTAGCTGATGTGGGGGCTGTCGGGGCCCAGGACCACGAAGAGGAAGCGGACGGGTAGGGACACGTTGAGGACAGTGTCCAGCGTCACTGCGTTCTTCAGGCGCATGAAGGCCAGCGTCGGCTGCTCCAGGAAGGCTGCGCAGCCTGGGGggaggatgggatgggatgggggtCATGGGGGGGGCCGGGCACAGGGACACGGggcacagggacatggggacacaggagCACGGAGACATGGGGACATCAAAACATGGGGACATTGGGATATGGACACAAGGTGACGCAGaggcatggggacatggggggaaaaagggaataGGATAGGGACACAAAGACATGAGGACACTGAGGCACGGGGACACACAGACACTGGGACACAGGGATAGGTGGGCATGGGAGCACAGGGACATCGGGGTGTGGGGACATAGAGACATGAGAACATGGGGGCACAGGGGAGTGGGGAAATGGGACATGAGGACAAGGGACATGGAGACATGGGGCCCAGAGAGCagcactgagcagcagcaggcagcggCGAAGGCTGAAGACGGGGagggtcaaaaaaggcacaagAAATGCAGCGAGTGAGCGAGCAGGCagcgacgggcagacgccaaAGCTCCCCCTGCACAGCCCGGCCCCACACCCACTGTCCTGACCCTGCACCCACCACCCTGACCCTGCACCCACCTCCCCGCTGACCACTCACCCACGAGGACCAGCGTGGCCTCGGCATCCTTGGGGACCTTCTCAGGGAGCTGGGGTATAGTGGCCCTGCTCGGGCTCTGTTGCAGGCAGACAAATAGCAGGAATCAGCCAGCCATCCTTGGTGGCTGTCCCCTGCatctccccctccatcccctgcaTGTCCCCCCGCCATCCCCTGCGTGTCCCCTCTGCCCCCGAAAGCCCGGCTCCCTCGCTACCACCTCTGCACCATCCCACGGCAACACCTCCCCTGCGTGCACATGTACGTGCATGCGTGTGCACCCGTGTGCGTGCATGCCCCTGCGAGTGTGAAGGTATGCGCGTGCATGCGCGTGCATATGCCTGCACAagtgtgcacatgcatgtgtgcGCACATGTGTGTGAGGGCGAGAGAAAGCGGTGTGCGTGGGAGTTTGGGGAGGTGTTTGTGCCCGTGCACTCGTGCATGCTCATGCCTGTGTGAGTGCGTGTGGATAGGTGTGCAAGTGTGCACAAGCGTGTGTCAGTGAGTGGGTGTACTCCCCAGGAGATGCGCAGCACAAGGGTCCCTGCGAGAACCTGCACGCCGCTTGGCGTGCAACTGCCCGGTGTGTGCATGCACGTGTGCGAAGGTGTGTGTGTTCACGTACACCTCGTATGCATCTCCCAGCAGCCCTCCCCACACCCTGGCCACACCTGGCACCCCCGACTCTGCACCCCAATGCCCCCCTGCACCTGCCCggccccccatcaccccccaccccagccctgtccctgctcacctgctcagccccagccagcctgcGCATCTCCAGGGGCTGCTGCTCCCGCAGCAGCGGCTGCTCCGTCTCTGCCTGGCCCGTGCCCGAGCGCTGCAGCTGCGCCGGTGATGGGGTCCCAAATTGCTTGGCCTCACTGGGGTGTCTAGAGCAGCAGCGAGGGCGGCGTCAGATGGGCCAGCGCTGCttgaccccccccaaaaccccataagacagccccagctctggggGTATTGCAGGGACCCCCAAACTGGGCTGGGAGGCAAAGCCAAACCACGGAGGAGCTTTTCCACCCCGTGCCAGGCTCCAGCGGGACTCGCTGGGGCCAGATCCAGCCTGGACACTGGGGGTCCCCCCCTGGGGCCATCACCCCCAGCCGTACTTGTGCTCCAGCAGCAGCGTCCTCAGGATGTCATCCCGGTCCTGCGGCTTGATCTGCCCCTCGTAGATCATCTGGTCAATGAGGGTGTGGGCGATGGCCGGCAGCGAGGTGGCCGCCACGTTGAAGAGCACGGCACCTACGGGGATAGCACCGTCACCGGCCGGCTGGCGCGGGGTCCCTGCCACCATCCCGGCCCCAGCCGGTGTCCCCACCTTTGGGCAAAGCCCGTCGGATATCCAGGAGGCTGCGGTAGGTCAGGAAGGAGAGATGGGGCTGACCCCAGTGCCCGGCTTCCTTGAAGTCTTCCTCCAGTTTGAGCCAGTGGCTGGCCTCCATCCAGTACAGCTCCTTTCTGTTGTCCATGACCAGCTCGTGCAGCTCCACGTAGCCCTGCAGCCGAAGCCGGGGGTCAGGGTCCCCCCTGGCTGCaccagggacccccaggagacccagagctgcagctcccgtgTCAGCATCTCCCCGTGCCCTGGTGTCCCCAGGGCTTGGTGTGAGGTTGGTCCCCAGATGGCCACAGTCCGCCCACCCCCGGGAATGGGGAAGGAatgggggtccccagggcagcacccacctcatGGGTCTCTCGCTGGAACACAGGCCTCGtgctcccccccgcctccagGTCCACATCGGTCACCGACGGAGCTGCGAGCGGAGCCACCAATGCATTAGCTGGTCCCTGCCCTGGCCCGGACCCCCCTGGGGTCTGTTGGAGGCGTCTCCCCCTCATCACTCCCATCCCAGACCCGGCTGGGGTTGCCTGGATGTGTCTCCTGCTCCATCACCCCCACCCCAGACCCAGCTGGGACTCGCTGGACGTGTCCCCCCCTCCATTGCCCCATCCCAGACCCAGCTGGGGTTTGCTGGATGTGTCCCCACCCCTATAACCCCCATCCTTCAACCAGTTAGGGCTTGCTGGATGTGTCCCTCCATCACCCCCCACCCTGCCGGtgcccacctccagcccctcagattcctgcagcccagctcctggggcAAGGTGACAGTCTGGGGACATCACCGGCACTGGGATGCGGGCAGGATTTGTGGCCATGCTCTGTCCCACCACCCTGCCACCGGCACAACCCTGACCCCAGCACTGAGCGCTGCCCCTTggactgggatggggacagcacATCCCCAGCCAGCCAGACCCCAGGAGCTCGAGgtgtccccgtcccccaccTACCTACAACCCCCCTGTGCTCCCCACAGCCTCGCAAGGCTCCAGCCCTATAAAGCGGGGGCCAAGCCCCACGCCCCACAGCCACCCTGTGTGCACCGTAAATCCCGGAGCACTTTGCCTTTGCTGACAGTAAACACCAGCACGGGTCCTGCTCGCCCGTGGCCGCCCCGGTGCCGGGGACAGGCTCACCCCGTCCCCTTCTCCCCCAACTGGGGACCACCGCAGTCCCCTCGCTGACCCCCAGCCAGGTCACCCGGCGGGGTGATGCCATAAGAGCCGCATCCCGCTCTGCTGGCTGAAGGATGCTGTGCCCACGCGAGCAGGGATGGGGcgcgtgtgtcccccccctccccagtgtcCCCGACAGCGTTGGCCGTGGCACGTGGGCACGAGCCTGTCCTCGTCGCGGCCCGCTGCCACCGCCGCCAAGCCGCCCGGCGCCAGCCGGCGTTCAGCCCCAAGTGGTTCTTGTCCTCACCCCAAACAAAGACTTTATTTATCCTCAATCAGCGGGCGATTACGGACAAGCGGCAGCGGTCACCCCGCGGCGTGCCCTGACGCCCGGGTGACGGTCACCCCCCGAAGggtggggacaggggtggcAAAGCCGGAGCGGGTGGCGCGACGGAGGGCTGggttggggatgggggggatgCCGGGGCTGGGCTTCGTCCCCCGGTGCCCCCATGGTCACTCACGCTGCCCTCCGCCACGGCGGCTCGCCTGTCCCGGGGGGGCCCCGGCCGCGCGCCTCCTCCCATCCACGTCATAGCATCCCCGGCGGCTGGGCAAATACCGGCTGCAAAACACACACCGCCAggacggaggggagggggggtgtcagCGccgggcacccatgggtgccggCAGCCTCCCCTTGCCAATGCCAGCCGGGCAGGAGGGGCAGCGTCCGGCCCCTTGCCCGATTTGGGGGACTCACCGCAGGGGCGTCAGCTCCTCGGCTCTGGCCCTCCACGCGTGCAAGGGGGACCCGGTGCCGGCGCTGGCCCCTGCGCAGAACAGGCGGCAGCGTTACCCCCCCCGACATGCGTCACCCCAAACGGGGACCCGAGGGGCTGGAGGCCGGGAGCCGGCACAGCCCAAGCAACCCCTCGGGGTGGCAGCTCCAAATCAACCGAGCTTTGGGCAAGGGGATGCTCTGGGGCATGCAGAACCCCCCAaactcccctctcctccctccccggggACTCTCAGTCATGGCCTCGAGGACCCTGGGTGTCCCCAAGCTCGGCCCTGTCTCGGGCACACATAGCCCTTGCGCTGGAGGTGGCACCTCACCGGCTCCAGGGCTTTGGCAAAGGGTGTCGCTGCCTTTGGGAGATGCGATCCCGAGGGGTGCGTGTCCCTGCCTGACCTCCCCGGGGCTCCGAGTGAGCCCTGCTGCCTATGCAACGCTGGCACCCGTGCAACACATCTGTGCAACGCTGGCACCCATGCAACGCTGGTGCCCATGCAACGCTGGCACTCATGCAACGCGTCTGCGCAGCGCTGGTGCCCATGCAACACATCTGTGCCATGCTGGCACCCATGTAATATGGTGCTGATGCA from Haliaeetus albicilla chromosome 7, bHalAlb1.1, whole genome shotgun sequence encodes:
- the SLC4A1 gene encoding band 3 anion transport protein isoform X3 encodes the protein MEGPGQEAYEERMRRTLDPEGYEDPGIKDSRLSLGEMSTPSVTDVDLEAGGSTRPVFQRETHEGYVELHELVMDNRKELYWMEASHWLKLEEDFKEAGHWGQPHLSFLTYRSLLDIRRALPKGAVLFNVAATSLPAIAHTLIDQMIYEGQIKPQDRDDILRTLLLEHKHPSEAKQFGTPSPAQLQRSGTGQAETEQPLLREQQPLEMRRLAGAEQSPSRATIPQLPEKVPKDAEATLVLVGCAAFLEQPTLAFMRLKNAVTLDTVLNVSLPVRFLFVVLGPDSPHISYHEIGRTIATMMSERVFRRDAYLAESRQELLKGVDDFLEASIVLPPTDTINEQLLRSLVPLQHELLRRRYQPPEKAPAKDFLKDLKLEEPALEDDDPLRRTGRPFGGLVRDIRRRYPKYLSDIKDALSPQCLAAIIFIYFAALSPAITFGGLLSEKTNGMMGVSELLLSTCVQCVLFSILSAQPLLVVGFSGPLLVFEEAFYSFCNSYGMEYIVGRVWIGFWLILLVLVVVACEGSFLVRYLSRYTQEIFSFLISLIFIYETFYKLVTIFKNHPLQRFYNTTDVVNPKVPEPNTALLSLVLMAGTFFLAFFLRKFKNSTFLPGRVRRLIGDFGVPISIFIMALVDFFIQDTYTQKLNVPKGLEVTNSSARGWFINPMGKDNSFPIWMMFASVVPALLVFILIFLETQITTLIVSKPERKLVKGSGFHLDLLLIVAMGGVAALFGMPWLSATTVRTITHANALTVMSKTSAPGEKSQILEVKEQRVSGFFVALLIGISILMEPILKYIPLAVLFGIFLYMGVTSLFGIQLFDRILLLLMPPKYHPREPYVTRVKTWRMHLFTFTQIIVLGLLWVVKSTPASLALPFVLILTVPLRRLLLPRIFQDIELKCLDADDAVVTFEEVAGTDVYNEVQMPS